From a single Brassica oleracea var. oleracea cultivar TO1000 chromosome C5, BOL, whole genome shotgun sequence genomic region:
- the LOC106344882 gene encoding pentatricopeptide repeat-containing protein At2g22410, mitochondrial yields MILSPDDFADDIQMNISNVSKSKLLLPLIPKLNRALYSHSHRRTRSLPHHKDKPINHNPTHGLVPHNRFLSLLQKCESLPHLKQIQAQMTITALILDPFESSQLINFCTLSKSRNLDYCVKLLRGVDNPNAFSWNVTIKGFSGSPNPKDAILMYKEMLRDGGESRPDHFTYPVLFKVCADLELSRLGLMILGHVFKLGLELVSHVHNASIHMFACFGEMENARKAFDESPVRDLVSWNSLINGYKKMGQAEKAIEVYKMMESEGIDADYVTMIALVSSCAMLGSLKLGREFYGYIIDNGVRMTVPLANTLIDMFSKCGDVHEARMIFDRMEKRTIVSWTTMISGYARSGLLDVARKLFDKMDEKDVVLWNAMIGGSVHAKRAQDALALFQEMQTSSTKPDEITMIHCLSACSQLGALDVGVWIHRYIEKHNLSLNVALGTSLIDMYAKCGNISEARSVFHGMKTRNSLTYTSIIGGLALHGDASTAISYFNEMIYAGIAPDEITFIGLLSACCHAGMIQAGRDYFSQMKSRFNLNPQLKHYSVMVDLLGKAGLLEEAEKLMETMPMEADAAVWGALFFGCKMHRDVVMGEKAAKKLLELDPGDSGIYVLLDKMYGEANMWEDAKKARRMMNERGVEKKTPGYSSIKVNGVYFEFIVSDKSRPESEKIYDCLNCLGRHMGSSVSVRSEVPEMRLL; encoded by the coding sequence ATGATACTCTCTCCTGACGACTTCGCCGACGACATTCAAATGAACATTTCGAACGTGAGCAAATCCAAGCTTCTTCTCCCTCTGATACCCAAACTAAACCGCGCCTTGTACTCTCACTCTCATCGTCGAACTCGTTCCCTTCCTCATCACAAAGACAAACCCATCAACCATAACCCCACACACGGTCTCGTTCCCCACAACCGTTTTCTCTCATTACTCCAAAAATGCGAATCCTTGCCCCACTTGAAGCAGATTCAAGCTCAGATGACAATCACCGCCTTGATTCTGGACCCGTTCGAGTCAAGCCAACTAATCAACTTCTGCACCTTATCCAAATCTCGCAACCTCGATTACTGCGTGAAGCTTCTGAGAGGAGTCGACAACCCTAACGCATTCTCATGGAACGTAACGATCAAAGGATTCTCCGGGAGCCCGAACCCTAAAGACGCGATTTTGATGTACAAGGAGATGCTTAGAGACGGTGGCGAGTCACGACCCGATCATTTCACGTACCCTGTTTTGTTCAAGGTTTGCGCTGACCTCGAGTTAAGTAGATTAGGTCTTATGATTCTTGGGCATGTTTTCAAGTTGGGATTGGAGTTGGTCTCTCATGTGCATAACGCTTCAATTCATATGTTTGCTTGTTTCGGTGAGATGGAGAATGCGCGGAAGGCGTTCGATGAAAGTCCCGTGAGAGATTTGGTTTCTTGGAACTCGTTGATTAATGGGTATAAGAAGATGGGTCAGGCTGAGAAGGCGATAGAGGTTTATAAGATGATGGAGTCTGAAGGAATTGACGCTGATTATGTGACGATGATCGCGTTAGTTTCATCGTGTGCTATGCTGGGAAGTTTGAAGCTTGGGAGAGAGTTTTATGGATACATAATAGATAATGGAGTTAGAATGACTGTTCCTCTTGCTAATACTCTTATTGATATGTTCTCAAAATGCGGAGATGTTCACGAGGCAAGGATGATATTTGATAGAATGGAGAAGAGAACGATTGTGTCCTGGACTACGATGATTTCAGGGTATGCTAGAAGTGGTTTGCTTGATGTTGCTAGGAAGCTTTTCGATAAGATGGACGAGAAAGATGTTGTGTTGTGGAATGCTATGATCGGTGGATCAGTCCATGCCAAGCGTGCTCAAGATGCTTTGGCCTTGTTCCAAGAGATGCAGACTAGCAGCACAAAGCCTGATGAAATCACCATGATTCATTGTCTCTCTGCGTGTTCTCAGCTTGGTGCTCTTGATGTAGGGGTTTGGATCCATCGATACATCGAGAAACATAATCTCAGTCTCAATGTTGCGCTAGGGACTTCGTTGATCGACATGTATGCCAAATGTGGTAACATCTCAGAAGCTCGCAGTGTTTTCCATGGGATGAAAACAAGAAACTCACTTACGTACACATCTATTATCGGTGGCTTGGCTCTTCACGGAGATGCATCCACTGCTATATCATACTTTAATGAAATGATTTATGCAGGGATAGCCCCAGATGAGATAACTTTCATAGGTTTATTATCAGCTTGTTGCCACGCAGGAATGATCCAAGCCGGCCGGGATTATTTCTCTCAGATGAAGTCCAGGTTCAACTTAAATCCTCAATTGAAACACTACTCTGTTATGGTAGACCTTCTAGGAAAAGCTGGGCTACTAGAAGAAGCAGAGAAGCTCATGGAAACTATGCCAATGGAGGCAGATGCTGCGGTTTGGGGAGCTTTATTTTTTGGTTGCAAGATGCATCGTGATGTTGTAATGGGAGAGAAAGCGGCTAAGAAGCTTTTAGAACTTGATCCTGGTGATAGTGGAATCTATGTGTTGTTGGATAAAATGTATGGGGAGGCTAATATGTGGGAAGATGCAAAGAAAGCGAGGAGGATGATGAATGAGAGAGGCGTAGAGAAGAAGACTCCAGGTTACAGTTCTATTAAGGTTAATGGAGTTTA